The genomic stretch TATCTTACGGTTATGTTGCATGTGCTTTAAGACTCCTTTTCTGAGGGTTAATTGGTAAGTTAAAAGCTTCATAATTTCCATTGCAGTTGTTTCTACATGCTACAGTAGTGTAATCACATCGGCCCTAGTTTTTCCACTTTGAAGTTTATGCATGTTATGTTACAAACTCTATAATTGAGAGGATACTTATATACCGAATTTAGCGATCCAATGCACTGATAAGGTAAGCAGCTTATATTCTTGACTATTTCCACAGCCTGATCATCCAAAGTGACAGGAATACCCTTGTTGAGAAGTTCCTTGAATCATGTTGCATCTGGTCTCTCCAGTTCACGTTGCAGTATGGTCTTCACGGTTCCTACAACTTGAATAAAGTCGAAcataggaaaatgattttcatatcAAGTTAtatgagaggaaaagaaaactaCGAGAACTCAAAGGGCAGTGCTTTTGTAATTTGTCCTAACTATAGACCGTAATAATacattttcatctattttttgtgGAAAGAACGCATGTCCTGCTCAGTGAGTATTCAGTTGGTCCTATGCTTTTGATGGGTGCTGTCAGTACTATTTGTTTTCCCTTGAGGTAGAGATCGTGAAATCAACGAATTTTGGGGCTTGCATGTAGCaggtagaggaagaaagaggtcTATCCTGTTCTGTATACACACACTAATTGGCTTTAATCTTGCTCCACTCTTCTTAAAGACTGTTGAAGCTGCTCTAATGGGAGCATCTTTGATGCACTCGATGGTTTTCACTTTGAACTCAGTAAGTAATCATATTAACGTTCTCATAAACTGTCCACAACTGTTGAGAGCACAAGCTCTGAAACTTTAATTTCAGGCATTAATGCCACCTTATCCGTTTTGAGAGCTGGACCGTTTCCTGTTGTCAAGGTATACTTGAAGTATTCATGGCGATCATTACTACACTTTACGTGAAATTATGTGTATAAGAAGTCTTAACAGCATGCTATTTTCTAAAATGTTGATCTGTTATGTGGTTTCTCGGCATACATATAGGTATCTGGTATGTGGTTTCTCGGCTTTCATATTGGTAAGGTTCAAGGTGATATCCACCGGCCAAATCATCAAAATCACGTGGATGAACTGAGTATGGAAGAATAGTTTTGTTGTGCAAGCACTCTCGATGTGTACACAGTTTTGCAGAGATAGATCTGACAAGTGAATACCATCATTGCAGAACCTGCAGATGATACTGTATGGGTTGACTAGTTCGGATCGGGTATTTTTGACACCCCGTCTGCTATGGGATCCCCTGTAGGAGCATATCATGCACCGAAATAAGATCATGCTGGGTTTTAGTAGCAGTGTCCTTGGTACATCTCCTTTGAGCACCAAGTGACTTTCTTAATCATTCCTCTGACTAGCTTCGCAGCTGAAAGGAAAAAATCGAGTCGTCTCCGCTCTGATAATCAGAGTTTGCGTCACTGAAACAGGAAGACAGAGTGGAACCATAGAATTGTCTGGCACACGACATGGCACAGCCACACCACCTTTGGCGCGAGCCACCAGAGAAGAGCTAGCAAGTAGCTATCACAGGGTGCCAGAACTTTCCCTCTGGTGCTCCAGCTTCGGTTTTGAACTTGTTTTCCAATCAGTAAGAAAATGCTCCAGGTTTTGTTCCATGCACCATCAACTATAGAGTACTAATTTGCGCAGTAACTTTGACAATTCTTTATAATCATAGTTTGATTTCAGGGATCCTGTTCTGTAGACAACCTGCATCAAATATTGAACAACATCCTGATATTTTCCCGTTTAACTAGCTACTGTGATGAGCAGCTTGTCAGTGATTTCACTACTGCAGAACAGAAGTGAGGGACTCATGGAGGAAGCAGGACGATATCCTTGATACTGATTCACATCAATTACATTTTTATACAAAATTTTGCTGAGAGAATTCGTCAGGACACAGACATTATGATCAATGCTTGGCCAAGTCTACATTAATTGAGGAAGTGAGATGGAGCAAGATTCGGATGAAGGAGCACTGCTCTTATTGGGAAATTCTGCACCTTTTTCCCTCTGATAGAACAGCACCCTTCAACCCAAAACCATTCCCATCTCCCATTATCTTTCATTTCCCTCCAAACTACCATACCTGACCCAAGATCTCTATACAAACACATAACCCCATCAGTACCTACACATTTTGTACCGCCCCAATTCGCCTTCCCGCCTAACAGTTTCGACCCCAATTCACGTGGCATTTCCTCAACCAAACTCCAAACCTCACCTTCACGGAGCTTCCACACGGATACTGCTCCGCTGCATGTCCCGCCAACTAGCGTCAGCCTCCCGTTGTGGCGAATCAGCGCCGCGAATTCGAGCTGGTCTGCTAACGGTACGCTTAGTTCATGCCAATTATTTGTCTCGATCTCGAAGCCCATGATGCTGTAGGCCCTGGCTGAGGTCATCCAGTACAGCACCCCATCACAGCATACACTTTCATCTGGAGTCCAGACCGTCAGCCTCACTGCAAATTCCACCGGCATCGGCCTGATAATCTGCCACCTCTCACGAGCTGAATCGTAGGCTTCCAACGTGGACTCATACGTGCCGCAACCGCGTGGGGCATCAGACATTCCTCCAGCTACGTACACCCTGAAGGCAGGGAATGAAGCACCTCGGCTGGGGTCCAACATTACTATTCCTGTGGCCGGATTGGTGCGCGGAATGTTCAGCTTCGGCAATCGCTTGTATTGCCTTGTAAAAGGATTACATAGAGCTAATTGGTGGACCGTGGTACTTGTGGATCTTAACAGGATAAGACCACCACCAATAGGGGAAATTAGCCTCACTGGGTCCGCCAAGAAATCAAGGGGAACGGCATGCCAATTATCCGAGTTCGGATTGTGGACATAGCAACATCCACTGAGGCTGCGAATAGGCACCGCCACAAACCACGGTGGATGCTTCCACGTCACCGCTGATCCCATGCTCAGCAGGTAACCTCTGCCACACCTGTGCCAATGCCGGCAAGCCGAGTTGGCCCGGGCCAACGATTCCGgcgagaggaaggagaagatcTTGGCCAGGACGTCCAATGGAAGGCTgttccacattttttttttcacagaaGATGGTGAAGGTACTGTAACTAGCTGAGCTGCGCGGC from Rhodamnia argentea isolate NSW1041297 chromosome 2, ASM2092103v1, whole genome shotgun sequence encodes the following:
- the LOC115737307 gene encoding F-box protein At5g49610-like, which gives rise to MYGGSRAAQLVTVPSPSSVKKKMWNSLPLDVLAKIFSFLSPESLARANSACRHWHRCGRGYLLSMGSAVTWKHPPWFVAVPIRSLSGCCYVHNPNSDNWHAVPLDFLADPVRLISPIGGGLILLRSTSTTVHQLALCNPFTRQYKRLPKLNIPRTNPATGIVMLDPSRGASFPAFRVYVAGGMSDAPRGCGTYESTLEAYDSARERWQIIRPMPVEFAVRLTVWTPDESVCCDGVLYWMTSARAYSIMGFEIETNNWHELSVPLADQLEFAALIRHNGRLTLVGGTCSGAVSVWKLREGEVWSLVEEMPRELGSKLLGGKANWGGTKCVGTDGVMCLYRDLGSGMVVWREMKDNGRWEWFWVEGCCSIRGKKVQNFPIRAVLLHPNLAPSHFLN